In one Thermaerobacter sp. PB12/4term genomic region, the following are encoded:
- a CDS encoding ABC transporter ATP-binding protein — MSRPLIEIRGLKKHFPAGGGRLGRPRGWVRAVDGIDLDIFPGETLGLVGESGCGKTTTGRLVLRLLEPTAGSVRFDGTDIFQLRGAALRRLRRDMQIIFQDPFGSLNPRLTVGDIIGEALAVHGIARGRALRERVAELLELVGLAPEHARRYPHEFSGGQRQRIGIARALALNPRFVVCDEPVSALDVSIQSQVINLLEDLQDRFGLTYLFIAHDLSVVRHISDRVGVMYLGKLVELAPVEDLFRRPLHPYTQALLSAVPLPDPPRQRQRERIVLQGDVPSPANPPAGCRFHTRCPFAEAVCRQEEPALRAVEGGRLVACHLAEKLPATGAWEPAGSP, encoded by the coding sequence ATGAGCCGCCCCCTGATCGAGATCCGCGGCCTGAAGAAGCACTTCCCCGCCGGCGGCGGCCGGCTGGGCCGCCCGCGCGGCTGGGTGCGCGCCGTGGACGGCATCGACCTCGACATCTTCCCGGGGGAGACCCTGGGGCTGGTGGGCGAGTCCGGTTGCGGCAAGACCACCACGGGGCGGCTCGTCCTGCGCCTGCTGGAGCCCACGGCCGGTTCGGTCCGGTTCGACGGCACGGACATCTTCCAGCTGCGCGGCGCGGCCCTGCGCCGGCTGCGCCGGGACATGCAGATCATCTTCCAGGATCCTTTCGGGTCCCTCAACCCGCGGCTGACGGTGGGGGACATCATCGGCGAGGCCCTGGCCGTGCACGGCATAGCCCGCGGCCGCGCGCTGCGGGAGCGGGTCGCCGAGCTGCTGGAGCTGGTCGGGCTTGCCCCCGAGCACGCCCGGCGCTACCCCCACGAGTTCTCCGGCGGCCAGCGCCAGCGCATCGGCATCGCCCGGGCCCTGGCCCTTAACCCGCGGTTTGTCGTCTGCGACGAGCCCGTCTCGGCACTGGACGTGTCCATCCAGTCCCAGGTGATCAACCTGCTGGAAGACCTGCAGGACCGCTTCGGCCTGACCTACCTTTTCATCGCCCACGACCTGTCGGTGGTCCGCCACATCAGCGACCGGGTCGGGGTGATGTACCTGGGCAAGCTGGTGGAGCTGGCGCCGGTGGAAGACCTGTTTCGCCGCCCCCTGCATCCTTACACCCAGGCCTTGCTGTCGGCCGTGCCGCTGCCCGACCCGCCCCGCCAGCGGCAGCGGGAGCGCATCGTGCTGCAGGGCGACGTGCCCTCGCCGGCCAACCCGCCGGCCGGCTGCCGTTTCCACACCCGCTGTCCCTTTGCCGAAGCCGTCTGCCGCCAGGAAGAACCGGCCCTGCGGGCCGTGGAGGGCGGCCGCCTGGTCGCGTGCCACCTGGCCGAGAAGCTGCCTGCCACCGGTGCCTGGGAACCGGCCGGCTCCCCGTGA
- a CDS encoding ABC transporter substrate-binding protein yields MLKRNRKWLALYSLLVVAALVLSACGSGGGGQSTDNQQPQQQEPSQASGPDSPNYLKLNLGDEPPSLDPQLATDTISFEIIGATYEGLVRQDANGDFPQGSGIAESWEVSEDGLTYTFHLRDAQWSDGKPVTANDFAFAWKRAMDPRTASQYSYIVYPYIKGGDAVAGACGDDGSCEGDDAKIEEALNNVGIEVVDEKTLKVTLSQNVPFFMNLLTFPVWRPVRQDIVEQYGDQFATDADKAVYNGPFIVKEWNHNNSLRLEKNPTYWDAQSVKLDYIDFVMVSDAAAYINAYEAGEIDITGVPAEFKEQFEQTHADELGRYADGATFYLVLNTTKKPWNNPKARRAVALAIDRDIYINTLNKGIGLPAVSYTNPVITSPGEPGVSFEEKYVRPLNLFPTKAQPEEAKRLWQEALQEEGISELPTLEFVGDNGDVVKTRLEFFQQQLKQNLGIDMQIVQVPFEERLERQRTQKFDVIMAGWGPDYDHPLTFLDMWVCDGPYNDGKYCSEQYDNLVKQLQQATDPAQQRELAIELEKLIGQDVPIVPIYHREVLYAQKPYVKNLIRRAVGFSPEFKWAYTEGRGK; encoded by the coding sequence ATGTTGAAGCGGAACCGTAAGTGGCTGGCCCTTTATAGCCTGCTGGTGGTGGCTGCCCTCGTCCTCTCCGCCTGCGGAAGCGGCGGGGGCGGGCAGAGCACGGACAACCAGCAGCCCCAGCAGCAGGAGCCGTCTCAGGCCAGCGGGCCGGACAGCCCCAACTATCTCAAGCTGAACCTGGGCGACGAGCCGCCGAGCCTCGATCCCCAGCTTGCTACTGACACCATTTCCTTTGAGATCATCGGCGCCACCTACGAGGGGCTGGTGCGCCAGGACGCCAACGGCGACTTCCCTCAGGGCAGCGGCATTGCCGAAAGCTGGGAGGTCTCCGAGGACGGGCTGACCTACACCTTCCACCTGCGTGACGCGCAGTGGAGCGACGGCAAGCCCGTGACCGCCAACGACTTCGCCTTCGCCTGGAAGCGGGCCATGGACCCGCGGACGGCCTCGCAGTACTCCTACATCGTCTACCCGTACATCAAGGGTGGCGATGCCGTGGCGGGCGCCTGCGGCGACGACGGCTCGTGCGAGGGCGACGATGCCAAGATCGAAGAGGCGCTGAACAACGTCGGCATCGAGGTCGTCGACGAGAAGACGCTGAAGGTCACGCTCAGCCAGAACGTGCCCTTCTTCATGAACCTGCTGACCTTCCCGGTCTGGCGGCCGGTGCGGCAGGACATCGTCGAGCAGTACGGCGACCAGTTCGCCACCGATGCCGACAAGGCCGTGTACAACGGTCCCTTCATCGTCAAGGAATGGAACCACAACAACTCGCTGCGCCTGGAGAAGAACCCGACCTACTGGGATGCCCAGAGCGTCAAGCTCGACTACATCGACTTCGTGATGGTCAGCGACGCGGCGGCCTACATCAACGCCTATGAGGCCGGCGAGATCGACATCACGGGCGTCCCGGCGGAGTTCAAGGAGCAGTTCGAGCAGACCCATGCCGACGAGCTGGGCCGCTACGCCGACGGCGCCACCTTCTACCTGGTGCTGAACACCACCAAGAAGCCCTGGAACAACCCCAAGGCGCGCCGGGCCGTGGCCCTGGCCATTGACCGGGACATCTACATCAACACCCTGAACAAGGGCATCGGCCTGCCGGCCGTCAGCTACACCAACCCGGTCATCACCTCGCCGGGCGAGCCGGGCGTGAGCTTCGAAGAGAAGTACGTGCGCCCGCTCAACCTGTTCCCCACCAAGGCCCAGCCGGAAGAGGCCAAGCGCCTCTGGCAGGAGGCCCTCCAGGAGGAAGGCATCAGCGAGCTGCCGACCCTGGAGTTCGTGGGTGACAACGGCGACGTGGTGAAGACGCGCCTGGAGTTCTTCCAGCAGCAGCTGAAGCAGAACCTGGGCATCGACATGCAGATCGTCCAGGTGCCCTTCGAGGAGCGGCTGGAGCGCCAGCGCACCCAGAAGTTCGACGTGATCATGGCCGGCTGGGGTCCGGACTACGACCACCCGCTGACCTTCCTCGACATGTGGGTGTGTGACGGGCCCTACAACGACGGCAAGTACTGCAGCGAGCAGTACGACAACCTGGTCAAGCAGCTCCAGCAGGCGACCGATCCCGCCCAGCAGCGGGAGCTGGCCATCGAGCTGGAGAAGCTCATCGGCCAGGACGTGCCCATCGTGCCCATCTACCACCGCGAGGTGCTGTATGCCCAGAAGCCTTACGTCAAGAACCTGATCCGGCGCGCCGTCGGCTTCAGCCCCGAATTCAAGTGGGCTTACACCGAGGGCCGCGGCAAGTAA
- a CDS encoding ABC transporter permease translates to MRRYVAQRLVLMVISIWAVVTLTFVMMHAIPGNPFADPRLRPEILALMMDKYGLNDPLWEQYLRYWGNLLQGDLGVSLKNIGQSVNRMIAEGFPYSAWIGGQALIFALVVGLSLGTVAALNRNRWPDYTAMVIAVLGVSVPSFVIAVFAQWLFAVKLGWVPVLWNGTWKTSILPSLALGGTMLATLVRLMRTQMLDVMGQDYITTARAKGLSQGEVIWRHALRNAILPIVTIMGPLVAGILTGTVVIEAIFGIPGLGKYYVDSVYQRDYPLILGTTVFYFVFLIIANFLVDLSYGIIDPRIRLTNRARG, encoded by the coding sequence ATGCGGCGTTACGTAGCGCAGCGCCTGGTCTTGATGGTGATCTCCATCTGGGCCGTGGTCACGCTGACCTTCGTGATGATGCACGCCATCCCGGGGAATCCCTTTGCCGACCCCCGGTTGAGGCCCGAGATCCTGGCGCTGATGATGGACAAGTACGGGCTCAACGACCCTTTGTGGGAGCAGTATCTGCGGTACTGGGGCAACCTGCTCCAGGGGGATCTGGGCGTTTCCCTGAAGAACATCGGCCAGAGCGTCAACCGGATGATCGCCGAAGGGTTCCCGTATTCGGCCTGGATCGGCGGGCAGGCCCTGATCTTCGCGCTGGTCGTGGGGCTTAGCCTTGGGACCGTCGCTGCCCTGAACCGCAACCGCTGGCCGGACTACACGGCCATGGTCATCGCCGTGCTGGGTGTGTCGGTGCCCAGCTTCGTCATCGCCGTCTTTGCCCAGTGGCTGTTCGCCGTGAAACTGGGCTGGGTTCCGGTCCTGTGGAACGGTACCTGGAAGACCTCGATCCTGCCGTCGCTGGCCCTGGGCGGCACCATGCTGGCTACGCTGGTGCGCCTCATGCGCACGCAGATGCTGGACGTCATGGGGCAGGACTACATCACCACCGCGCGGGCCAAGGGGCTGTCGCAGGGCGAGGTCATCTGGCGCCACGCCCTGCGCAATGCGATCCTGCCCATCGTGACCATCATGGGCCCGCTGGTGGCGGGGATTCTGACCGGCACCGTGGTCATCGAGGCCATCTTTGGGATTCCTGGCCTTGGCAAGTATTACGTTGATAGCGTGTACCAGAGGGACTATCCCTTGATTCTAGGGACCACGGTGTTTTACTTTGTGTTCCTGATCATCGCCAACTTCCTGGTCGACCTGTCCTACGGGATCATCGATCCGCGGATCCGGCTGACCAATCGGGCCAGGGGGTGA